Proteins encoded together in one Penicillium digitatum chromosome 1, complete sequence window:
- a CDS encoding Glutamate carboxypeptidase, putative codes for MRRSILRKIETFTLPSLTHKMKEKDMRHSETTPLLEVNVAPPRHRYPHHALRRACTMCLAALLSVATLLFLLPTSILPREGGSIWSYLPGANPIPHKAWPESYGLPYEQLQQILLNVPSAAKAREWSQYYTAGPHLGGKNLSQALWTLEKWKEFGVEDTGLATYDIYINYPLEHRLALLKKSGDKTEVTFEATLEEDVLEEDPTSGLPDRVPVFHGYSASGNVTAQYVYVNFGTYKDFEDLVNANITLKGKIAIAKYGGIFRGLKVKRAQELGMVGVVIYSDPQEDGEITEENGYEAYPNGPARNPSAIQRGSTQFLSILPGDPTTPGYASKPGCERQDPHNSIPSIPSLPISYKEVLPFLKALNGHGPKASDFNEFWQGGGLGYKGVEYNIGPSPEDVVINLHNLQEYVTTPLWNVIGTIKGHISDEVVVLGNHRDAWIAGGAGDPNSGSAALNEVVRSFGEALKAGWRPLRTVVFASWDGEEYGLLGSTEWVEEYLPWLSKTNIAYLNVDVAAAGTHFEPRASPLLNKVINDVTALVQSPNQTVRGQTIRDVWDGKISTMGSGSDFTAFQDFAGVASLDFGFGRSKNDPVYHYHSNYDSFAWMEKYGDKDFLYHQACAKLWALAAAQLVESPLLALNATDYSLGLGSYLDHIKPAADNLPEKIHFDFAPLDRAIFEFQESAKAFDAHAADLESQLGDDVPWYQWWKKVRLLFQIRVTNAKYKGIERAFLYQPGLDGREWFKHVVFAPGIWTGYSGATYPGLVESLEAGDVENAEKWSSIIQERIGAATKLLL; via the exons ATGCGGAGAAGCATTCTGCGCAAGATTGAAACTTTCACTCTTCCATCACTCACGCATAAGATGAAGGAGAAAGACATGCGACATTCAGAGACTACACCTCTGCTGGAGGTCAATGTCGCTCCTCCGCGGCATAGATATCCGCATCATGCTCTTCGTCGAGCGTGTACAATGTGCCTTGCAGCCCTACTTTCTGTGGCGACGCTTCTATTCTTACTTCCCACCAGCATTCTGCCTCGAGAGGGCGGCTCCATTTGGTCCTATCTCCCTGGTGCCAATCCAATCCCCCACAAAGCGTGGCCGGAGAGCTACGGTCTGCCTTATGAGCAGCTCCAGCAGATCCTCCTCAACGTGCCTTCCGCAGCCAAGGCCCGAGAGTGGAGCCAATACTATACCGCAGGACCACACTTGGGAGGAAAGAACCTGTCTCAGGCGCTCTGGACTTTGGAAAAATGGAAGGAATTCGGTGTTGAGGATACCGGGCTCGCGACGTATGACATTTACATCAACTACCCGCTCGAACACCGTCTGGCTCTTTTGAAGAAGTCCGGTGATAAGACTGAAGTGACCTTTGAAGCTACCTTGGAGGAGGATGTCCTTGAAGAGGATCCTACTTCCGGCCTGCCAGACCGTGTCCCAGTGTTCCATGGTTACTCTGCCAGCGGCAATGTGACCGCACAGTATGTGTATGTCAACTTTGGCACGTACAAGGACTTTGAGGACCTCGTCAATGCCAACATTACTTTGAAGGGTAAAATCGCCATCGCCAAATACGGTGGAATCTTCCGTGGTTTGAAGGTGAAGCGTGCACAGGAGCTAGGAATGGTCGGCGTAGTTATCTACAGTGATCCGCAGGAAGATGGTGAGATTACCGAGGAGAATGGCTATGAAGCCTATCCTAATGGACCAGCACGGAACCCCAGTGCTATCCAGAGAGGTAGCACTCAATTCCTCA GCATCCTTCCTGGTGACCCCACAACCCCGGGATACGCATCGAAGCCTGGATGCGAACGACAAGATCCGCACAACTCCATCCCTTCAATCCCATCTCTCCCAATCTCGTACAAGGAGGTTCTGCCATTCTTGAAGGCGCTTAATGGCCACGGCCCCAAAGCGTCGGACTTTAACGAATTTTGGCAGGGAGGCGGCCTCGGCTACAAGGGTGTGGAGTACAACATCGGACCTTCTCCCGAGGATGTGGTGATTAATCTCCATAACCTCCAGGAGTATGTGACAACCCCACTATGGAATGTCATCGGTACCATCAAGGGCCACATCTCCGATGAGGTTGTTGTCCTCGGTAACCACCGTGACGCGTGGATTGCCGGTGGCGCAGGAGATCCTAACAGTGGATCCGCTGCCCTGAACGAAGTCGTTCGCAGCTTCGGCGAGGCTCTTAAGGCAGGATGGAGGCCATTGCGCACTGTTGTCTTTGCCAGCTGGGACGGCGAAGAGTATGGTCTTCTTGGCTCGACCGAGTGGGTGGAAGAATACCTCCCATGGCTTTCCAAGACCAATATCGCCTATCTGAATGTCGATGTGGCTGCTGCTGGCACCCATTTCGAACCCCGGGCCAGTCCCCTTCTAAACAAGGTTATCAACGACGTCACCGCTCTGGTCCAGTCCCCCAACCAGACCGTGCGGGGCCAGACAATCCGCGATGTCTGGGATGGTAAGATCTCGACCATGGGCAGCGGCAGTGACTTCACTGCCTTCCAAGATTTCGCCGGTGTGGCCAGTCTCGACTTCGGCTTTGGTCGTAGTAAGAACGACCCGGTTTACCACTACCACTCAAACTATGACAGCTTCGCATGGATGGAGAAGTACGGCGATAAAGACTTCCTCTATCACCAAGCTTGCGCAAAACTCTGGGCTCTGGCAGCAGCACAATTGGTGGAGTCTCCCCTTCTTGCGCTTAATGCCACCGACTATTCTCTTGGCCTTGGGTCCTACCTGGACCATATCAAGCCCGCGGCGGACAACCTCCCAGAGAAGATCCACTTCGACTTCGCCCCTCTAGATAGAGCCATTTTTGAGTTCCAGGAATCCGCCAAGGCTTTTGATGCCCATGCTGCCGACCTGGAGTCTCAGCTTGGTGATGACGTGCCTTGGTACCAATGGTGGAAGAAGGTGAGACTGTTGTTCCAGATCCGCGTTACCAACGCGAAGTACAAGGGCATCGAACGGGCTTTCTTGTACCAGCCTGGTCTGGATGGCCGTGAATGGTTCAAGCATGTCGTCTTTGCCCCTGGTATTTGGACTGGTTACTCGGGAGCCACCTACCCCGGACTAGTAGAGAGCCTTGAAGCTGGAGACGTGGAGAATGCCGAG AAATGGAGCTCCATTATCCAGGAACGAATTGGTGCCGCGACCAAGTTGCTGCTCTAA